A genomic stretch from Astatotilapia calliptera chromosome 4, fAstCal1.2, whole genome shotgun sequence includes:
- the LOC113020016 gene encoding immunoglobulin lambda-1 light chain-like codes for MLWTLCTLITALTYVDAVIVLTQTPAVHTVSPGLEVVLNCNIERYDGNSVSWYKQVPGTVPQYVLRFHYLVSSPSFGTEFSSDRFNSKSSSNIDYQFIIKRAETGDSAVYYCQTYDDSASAVVFGQGTKLIVTSSSLPPPVLTVFPPSSAELQSDTASLVCLSSQSVPFADVSWLAGGSPVSSGISTSTAVQRPDQTYQISSSLTIQTSDWNMDKVYTCKVSLASQTSEKTIKKSECPTE; via the exons ATGCTGTGGACCCTCTGCACTCTCATCACTGCTCTAACAT ATGTTGATGCAGTGATCGTGTTGACCCAAACACCTGCTGTCCACACAGTTTCTCCAGGTCTAGAAGTTGTTCTCAACTGTAACATAGAGAGATATGATGGGAATTCTGTTAGCTGGTATAAACAAGTTCCTGGAACGGTTCCTCAGTATGTTCTAAGATTTCATTATTTAGTTAGCTCACCCAGCTTTGGAACAGAATTCTCCTCAGACAGGTTCAACTCTAAATCCTCATCAAACATTGATTACCAGTTCATTATCAAGCgagcagagacaggagactCTGCAGTGTATTACTGTCAGACATATGATGACTCTGCTTCTG CTGTGGTATTCGGACAAGGCACCAAGCTGATTGTGACAA GCTCCAGCCTCCCTCCTCCTGTCCTGACAGTCTTCCCTCCGTCCAGTGCTGAGCTCCAGTCCGACACAGCTTCTCTGGTCTGTCTGTCCAGTCAGTCTGTGCCTTTTGCAGATGTGAGCTGGTTGGCTGGTGGGAGTCCAGTGAGCAGTGGGATCTCTACCAGCACTGCTGTTCAGAGACCAGACCAGACTTACCAAATCAGCAGCTCTCTGACTATCCAGACATCAGACTGGAACATGGATAAGGTTTATACATGTAAAGTGTCTTTGGCCTCACAGACTTCAGAGAAAACCATCAAGAAGTCAGAATGTCCCACTGAATAG
- the LOC113020674 gene encoding immunoglobulin lambda-1 light chain-like, protein MLVTLCALITALTCVSGVTVLTQKPPVLSVRKGETATMDCNLGTGTGTVYWYKQIPGGVPQYVLRFYHSWSSPGYGSGFSAPKFTSTHQSTSDYRLIINNVEEGDSAVYYCKTWDRSNSTVVFGQGTKLIVTSSSLPPPVLTVFPPSSAELQSDTASLVCLSSQSVSFADVSWLAGGSPVSSGISTSTAVQRPDQTYQISSSLTIQTSDWNMDKIYTCKVSLGSQTSEKTIKKSECPTE, encoded by the exons ATGCTGGTGACTCTCTGTGCTCTCATCACTGCTCTAACAT GTGTGAGTGGTGTGACGGTGCTGACACAGAAACCtcctgttttatcagtgaggaaaGGAGAGACAGCCACCATGGACTGTAACCTGGGGACTGGTACTGGCACTGTCTATTGGTATAAACAGATTCCAGGAGGAGTTCCTCAGTATGTGCTGAGGTTTTATCATAGCTGGAGTTCTCCAGGCTATGGCTCTGGGTTCTCTGCTCCAAAATTCACATCCACTCATCAGTCAACATCAGATTATCGTTTGATCATCAACAATGTGGAGGAGggagactctgcagtctattactGTAAGACATGGGACCGCTCTAACTC CACTGTGGTATTCGGACAAGGCACCAAGCTGATTGTGACAA GCTCCAGCCTCCCTCCTCCTGTCCTGACAGTCTTCCCTCCATCCAGTGCTGAGCTCCAGTCCGACACAGCTTCTCTGGTCTGTCTGTCCAGTCAGTCTGTGTCTTTTGCAGATGTGAGCTGGTTGGCTGGTGGGAGTCCAGTGAGCAGTGGGATCTCTACCAGCACTGCTGTTCAGAGACCAGACCAGACTTACCAAATCAGCAGCTCTCTGACCATCCAGACATCAGACTGGAACATGGATAAGATTTATACATGTAAAGTGTCTTTGGGCTCACAGACTTCAGAGAAAACCATCAAGAAGTCAGAATGTCCCACTGAATAG